The nucleotide sequence gcaattctaaacaaatgtgtttttaatctcgatttaaaggaactcaggctttctgcacttttacagttttctggaagtttgttccagataagtggagcataggaactaaatgctgcttctccttgtttagttctggttctaggtatgcagagaaggctggagccagaagacctgagtggtctggagggttgatgcgctgataacaagtctgtgatgtatttaggtgctaagccatttagagatttatagactaacagaagtattttaaagtctattctctgagatacagggagccagtgtaaggactttagaactggggttatgtgctctactttcttagtcttagtgaggacgcgggcagcagcgttctggatcagctgcagctgtctgatccactttttaggaagacctgtgaaaacaccgttgcagtaatcaattctactaaaaataaacgcatggattagtttttccagatcctgctgagacatcagtcctttaattaGGAGGAGTTCATTAAAACTAAAGATGCTGAAAGTCCACAAAACTTCTCCATAATTCTTTAGATTAGCAGACTTTAACACTGCTGCTCATAGTAAACCTGTAGAGGTACCTTTCTTCACAATTAAATTACATTCTGGGTTCATGGAGGAGGGCACCACAGGAGAAATCTCCATCTTTTTGTTgagcaaatatttttgtattgcTTACCTCTAATAACATGCTTCaaacgtttttattttaaatatgttgttaTTATGAATACAGTAAATTTACTATGCCTGGTAccagacccggcggcatgggcgggcattggggggccgtgcccgccctgtgagccagctgtgcccgccctggactggaagctgtcttttgtttttatatatatacctcggagtggccatcgttctattagtactatctttgatgtgtcaatcatacaatttaaccaatcaaatcaacgactgaaggcaacatgctagccaatcacagatgGAGTGGGGCGGGACACTGAGTTATAGCCTTCAGTCGCCGACACGGtgttcggctgtggtcaccgttggtagagcgggatggaaatttggtctgattaccaaacaattacaagaagtgacaacgaagcagacaagagcgagctggaagcagcgcgattaattactgtttgaaatgtcagcactgaagtctaaagtGGCGTAAACAttgacgctaggagggttagctacgaCAGTTagcagcaccaggagcagatctactgccaaactggagaaacttggtttacttgcagacagaagggaactctgctttgttctgctccttgcGCTCCAtacctgctgtaattacagaacctcttttagtgtgaatttttacttcagtcagtgttcagcctgatctCATGCTAATAAGCatgtagcttatgctggactttgagtcaagacacagcactacaggttaccctatctcactgatagtttccagtaacccaacataaaacctgcccaacttaaaagaaaaaaaagcccaaatctcaaactcacACGtttaaagcacagaactattaaacacataagaactattaaacataagaatatgccattagcacacaactgcactgaagcaaagaaaaaaactgtgcatacgGCCTCCgaacaaaatatgcaatcagacaaccacataacacacacaatctctttaacaatcatgatatatcaaccggaaaacaattatttataaatagcttcccaacatgagttgtaaatctaccttaatataaacttaatttctctgaGTATAGGTCAATTAAACATATCTCTTACatgcagtcatgaaatatttttaagttgataagtagaactcaacccctcctgggcgtttacactgaccaaacacttgattaaccattattcttttcttgttttatcataccaatcaatattattcattataactattattcattgatgatgtcagatcgacagattcgacttatttaaaaaaataaattgaccagtatgagttgtaggagatggcattttattaaaatgttttggtttcctgtccgacgttgacaactattttgatatattttgttagtaattctttctaaaagcccaacaaatgttgtgaaaagcttcctaatttttttacaacctgcccattaactatttttgttccagctaatTGGAACAAAAATTAGGCTTTTGTGTTCAAATGCCTAATTGCTGTGAAGCCTGCCTAATTTGACaaaactgactacactattgctatatatatatatatatatatgtaataaataagtaataaaaaacttttaaaagtgtgcccccctaaaaaaatggaatgccccccctgtgatttgtttctgcagccgggtctgccTGGTACTACCCCCAtccaccaaaaaataaataaataaatcttacaaAAGAGGCTAAATGCTACCCATATTACTGTCACATGTGTATCTGACAGTAGGGGGAGTACCGACACTTATTTCTTTCCACTTAAACCACTGGACTGAAAGTAGTAAATTAAATAAGCACAATtgtcagaaataaatacattctcaCAGAGTgtagttacattttttattaaacacaacGTATTTCAAGagctaaaaaaatgtttaatcagGATAAAAACcccaaataattaaacaaacaaaaaaacactttgcaaAACCAGGCAGCCTCTTCTGACTCGTCAACCAAAAACTGCAACTTAACAACCTTTTAGCTTTCTTCAATTTTGCTGTTGCAAACATCTAACATTGTTTtactaaattagattttttttttcatctccagGTCTAATGCTAACCGCAGACATAGTAAGAGTGtaacataaaacatttgtacaaacattattattgtttctgatttgtttttttagatgatgattacttttttttctgttgcattaAAATGTCATCTGAcagattaaatattttgtaaaaaataaaagcaaagaatAACTTCTGTACAACacataaaaacctaaaactgtatctgtttaaaacatttagtatACTTTTTTACAGCTGTGGTACAACAGAAACTGTATTACCGTGATTTTTCTCAAAAAGTGAGCAGTGAAAATATAAATCAATGACTGTTTTTCAGATGAAGCTGATGTTTGGAAAAGTTTCAGAGAAACTAACAAGTCATCACTTACAGATCAGTGCATTGTCATCTTCTTTATTctgtttgtgaaaaataaaaacatgcattagTTCTTTTAGAAccagctaaaataaaaacacttttagaaGCCATTAAATCACTGTTAAACAATTTTAACTAATTTCTTAGTAATTCCAGGGCCTTAGAGgactttaaaaatacaaatagtGCCATTAAACTCTCATAGCTTAAATCAACAAACAGAATAAACCGTTTTCTCAGTATACTCATGAATATTCAGTTTCTGAGTAATATGCCAACGGTTTTGTGAAGTAAGTTTTTTTGATTAAACAGATtataaaggttattttttatcTGCCTCACCATTAGTTCTCACCCAAATGCTGACGCTCACAACAGTTATTGAAAGTGCTGCTAACCCCACAGAGACGATAACAATGTGCCACAaacctgaaagagaaaaaagtttctgcagtttcatgtttaaaagaTTATATTAATTTGGTTCAATctgactttttcttttaatcttctTTATCAGGAGTCAAATTTGTGTAAATTCTAAATTATACTAATTAAACTAAACTTATAGACTTATATTCAGCTTAGAAGATGGAACTAAGCCGCAACCAATTGCAGAGTGGTGGTGTTTCCTTTGTACTTCTactctgttgctgctgctgcttcactcTGGTTCATTATTAACCAGAAGTTCAGTCGGTCACTGGTCATCTGTTTTCCTGCTGCATCCCTTCTCCAAACACTTTCCTTTAACATGCATCTCCAATAGCAGCAACTTAACTTCATCTCTCACCAGGTACACAGGAATACAGTTTTCCAGAGAGGACTGATTAATCAGGAGTTAGTTAGATGAGAAAGGCAACCcacccaaaacaaaaaagtcgGGGAGTGGGATGTAAAAAAGAGTTACAGAAATAGCAAAAATGTataaaggaggaggagaaaactaTCAACAATCCATTAACATTAATTTGCATAAAAATAATACGATAATACGTTCCTaggttgatatatatatatatatatatatatatatatatatatatatatatagagatataatatatatatatagagatatatatatatatatctataatatatatagatatatacatatatatatatatatatatatatatatatatatatatatatatatatatatatatatatatatatataaatatatatatatatatatgatattaaTAAGATCAATACCTGGAAAGTTTGGTGGAACGTTGTCCGTATGTTTGGTTGTCTCTGAGTTTTTGTTTCCAGGTTTTGTTGTTAGTTGAACTTTTCCTCCTGATGTTTCTAGAAACAATAAGTCTCACAATAAGAAATTGTTcatattagtttattttaaagctctCAAAAAATTTCAACAGATTACATAATTACATTTGgtgataaaataatttacaacaaTTCATTAGTAACTAAATAAGGAAACTGTCTAAATGTGTCCAAATCATGAAGCTAGTCAGAGTTTCATGTGATGTCAGTCATCTTCTACAGTTCATCATCTTCTAACCTGTTTCTCACCTGAGGACTGAAAACTGAAGGTAAACTCTTCATTAGTAGAACTATGAGTCACTTTACACTGAGGTAACTTAGACTCTGCTAATAAAAGGAAAGTAGCAGAGCAGCCAGTTTCTGCTGGAGTTTGGCTGTTGTCCACATCTTGATAAACCCACTTTACTTTGTATctacagaggtcagaggtcactaCAGAGCAGCTTAATGTCACCCTCTGATTCTCCTTCTGTTCAGTCACTGATGAAGACAGAAATAGTAAAACACAGAATTAGATAAATTACCTCCATCACTGTAACAGTTTTCCTTGATTGCTGAAACTAAATGGTCTAACATGACAATATGttagtatttatttaacaaatattgATACTCACTGTGAAGAACAGACAGAGCTACAGTGGAGGTATGAACCAGAGTGTGTGTACGATGATCTTCTCGTTTCCATTGTTGACAGTAATAACGTCCAACATGTTCCTCTCTGACCTTCTTTATAACCAGAGAACATTTTGCTGGTAGTTTCAGTCTGTCTGCTTTAATGTTGTTATTCTGATTAATCTGACCCAGAATAACCAGCTCTACTGCTGCTCTGTTTCCTGAACCAGAGAAGGTCCATGCAGTACCGTTACACTTCTGTTGACCTTTGATCACTGTTGAACATGACAATGTGACTTCATCTCCAGCTCTCGTTAAAACTGATCTTTCATCTGCAGTGACTGttagaagataaaacagaaccGTAAATATTAAATCTGAACACAGTGAATAAAGCAGATCTATGACGTTCTAACTCTATAGAAATGTTTTCTGACTTCCTACCTGTGAGCTGCAGGATCATTAATAAAAACCCTTGAATCCATGCGAGCTGAGCCATTGTGCGTCTGTTGCTCTCACCCTCAGAACTGTCTGACTGCCTCCTGAACACAGAGGCAGCTTCTACTTCCTGAGACTCACcacttcctcactgactgatgATCAGCTCATTGTTTTATTTGGTCACATCATTTAGTTGCTTCAACTCAGAATTCAGGACTAgacatattatttattataatgcATCAGTTTCCAAGATCCATATTAAAAGCAACAAGATGATTTGACaagtaaatattaacatttggaGGGCAGTTTGTTCAGTCTCGTTATCTGACATTATAGACAGTAACATGCAAAAAGTCTTCAAAAGAGGAAGACCAGTGTGAGAAGATTTTCACTTTAGAttaaatgttgtgaaaaaatACACTTCTTTTTGGATGTTTTAGAAACCTGGAGAATTAAGAAGAATCCAGGAGACCTGATTAGAGCTGATAACAGGAAATATAGTATTTTAGAtttcaaacaaatttgttttcaaGAACCTGCTGGTTGCTGTTAAACTattaaagtttaacatctaaagtGTTTTTCTGTGAACTAATGAGGAAGTGAACAAGAATGTGGTGAAGAGCAGTAGCAGAGCTCTGGAGGGTTTAACCCACAATGAACAGAGAAATACTCGTGGTTAGCACATTGATGGTGACATTTATACACCCATCAactcagtttattttaaagctgcagctgcaaagtcacacatttacagaacaaaaacGTTTCTCTATTCTTTATGGGTATTACACTTCTTAGACACTAAATGGGAAAACTGAGAATATATTTAAGAACAAGAAAAGTTGTAAATAAGGTTTAAACATTCAGACTGAAGGCAGTAAATTAAATAAGGACAATGGTCAGAAAAACAGATACAGATACAATACACACACTACCAGTTAAAAGGTTGGACTCACCCTTGTCATTCAGTGGCTTTTTCTCACTTTTATCTTCTTCTTCAAATGGTTCGTCGTACTGGACTCTCTTGTTTAGAGAGAAAATCTGCTCTGCTGATTCTTGCACAGAATACTCTCTGACTTGTTTGTGGGCCTGTTTAAGTCTCTCCTGTTGAACAGAGATGGCCAACCTACTTAGACATTTTCTGGCAATATGTCCAAAGcttctgcatttaaaaatacactGGCCCTGCTGTATATGTGGGCTGTGGTTAGACTCTTGGTTTGTTCCAGTGAAGTCAGTTCTGCACGTTTACACAGTACAGCTATACAGCAGTTGAGAACTCAGTCAATGTGTTCCTTAACTCAGCTAACTGCTCCCCCTGCTGGGTATCAGCCCACTGCACCTCTTGGAAACCAGAATGGGTCAATGTGTGGAGCTGTTTTTGTCACTGAACGCTGAGCTTCTAATGCTTCTGACTGAACCATATGATTTAATACACCTTTAGCAGAATAAGATCAGTTTTCCTGAATTTCCCAACAGAAAGCttcattcctcctcttcagcAAATTGGAGCATGGTTTATCTCTGAAAAGTTTTCTTAACTCCCTATCAGGATGGCATTCCTTAAtccttcaataaactgttttacaACAGAACATCTGAGACAGTGCATGAGTGTATTCATGGAGAACTTCTCCATCTTCCTGTTTACAGTTGTAGAAAAGCTAAAAGCTGTGTGACACTGCATCTCTCACCAAAAGCTTTTCTCCAGTAGGAGAATAAGTCACTAAGTCCTGCTGGTTGGCCCCCCCATACATAACCTTACTTTTACACGAAAGTATAAAATTACAATGTTCCTCAGGCTGATCATTAAGTTTTCCGACAgtcaaaaagaggaagatgacgAACATGTCAAGAAcctattttaaatataaatgtgtgaaTGCTCTCGTCCTTGACGCAGTTAAGATGCTGATCTCAGTTCCTTATTGGGCCAAGAAAGGGTTAATTTCTGAGAACTAAATGGGTGGACTGTTCTGAGAAAATAATTTAGGAGAGACTTAATACACACAATAAAGAGTTTGATAGTTGCTAACAACACCACCCAAGAAACCCCAATTAAGGTAcacacaaccttctgattgccagacgactactcaacccatcaagccacagtcgccctagGGATGGCTACTGACATCCAGGCTAACAGCACCACCACATGAATTACAACTTTATGAAAATATGgttaaaaacatagaaaaaaaagaaactttgtgAAATAATAAATCCTTGAGCTCAATCCAGCacaagcaacagttaaacctaaAGGAGAGAGTCTGGACCATTCCACTGATTTGTAGCAAAAAGAGATCAAACCTCTGcaggcagagcagcagcaggatggtGGGCAGCACCAACGACAGCAAACACTCCTCCCTCATTGAgatgtgcaggtaaataagtcCACCGATCTGTCTGCAGGAGCGCAGAATAAAAAGACTTCAAGAGCGATGACAGGAGGCACTCAGAAAGCCCAGCAACAGGGAAGTGCACCATGACAAGTCTCAGCCAGCGAGAAGTGACTCTGAACCAGATATTGACTCAAGCTTTAACAGGGAGCGCCCTCTACTGGCATTAACAAGTCATCACACTGCCAGCAGACGATGTCTCTGTCCACTTCATCCTGCTACACTATAGATAAGAGCTGTAGATGTTTTAACTGGTGATGATGAGCAAATGGTTAACATACTGATGACATTCACTAAGTCctatattaattaaaatattgtttaaaaatctgcatttcaaataagagcggcaaaaaaaaaattaaactcacACAAAAAGTCTCATAAATGGTGAAATCATTAGTTTCTCTTTATGTCTATTTCATCATACCTGAATCAACTAATTAGTttattagcaggactctgaaggaCTTAACTTCATGCTGAGGTGGTAATTTAGCCACTTCATTCAGGCGTGTTGAACCAGAGGCACGTCTAACAGTTGCAGACCCCTGAGGCCTGGAGCCTGGAGATAACCACCTCTGTCTTAAATTAATGTTAACACGAAACGTGAATGGAGTgagtgatttacatgttatccctgTTGAGTCTCATTCAGGAGCAAAGCAATGCAAAGGATGCCTTTCTAGCGATGCAAACTATGCGATTAGAGCAAATAGAGCGAAGTTAAACCCACAACAAACATGGAGTGAATTTCACTGGagtaaaaaaatctgaagtttTCAGTCAATTCACGTTGCATCAACCACTCAGTGACTGGATGTTGTGATACGGTGAGGGAGCGCAACGGAGACAGAGAGGCAGATGTTCCTGACAACCAAGATTTATGTTCTTCATCAGGAATAAACATGTGGTTCAATTATCTCATTTGCcaattttttctattttatttaaaggttggCTATCCTATTCCATTAACACTGAGAACATaacaaattgattattttgtcaaatatatttaaaataaaaacaaataatacagAATCTGAAAAGctacatttgaaatgttttatgttttccattaatttaaaagaaggagacggtgttccctttatttacagtgggaaacttatttttttcttaaaaagaagaaaataaaggaaattaactgtcaaaaaaacaatgcaaatataCATCAGGATTATATTAAGAGGTCAATGTGAATCATTAAATTCATTGCTTGGCATTTTCTGCAACAAGAggagaaaaactaaatatttgtgGGCTTGAtatgtaataaaaatatttacttttaaaaaactaGTTACAACCTGGTATGGCCTCTTTTTGGTCTATTCACAGATGAATTACAGTCTAACCACCAGTCAGCGGGTAAATTTATATCAAGTAGTGTTGGGCCCGGGCGCCCTAtacagcactaaaatggtggtattggtatcggcgagtaccaacaaatagggcaccgataccattttgatgtttgtatgtcacttgaacgcagccttctctttCCCGACACTCACttgttctactggattcactttgtattagtctttttcctgctttacaaaggtagcagcttgacaaagccatgatagcaattattttacatccaagtagtatgctgttCTTCATGTATACacactagtgatgggtcgatgaggcgtcatgaagcgtttggacacattgccaaactgtattgatactgtgtcactgtatcaatttatattttcatttgaattaaacatatatttgattttttttttagatagtcaataaataatgtgaacgaggatgcttgtggactagcttttttatttattttttttacaaattttttgctgccatgtcctttcaaatgccgcccccccccccccacccccacacacacacacatactcccccttttgtgttgaatgagtcacataactttcatattgcgcatgcattgactttttcaacaattctctTGCGGTTTTCAACAGCAAaggcattgtttcttatggtttaatattgtccacatgccttctttaaagatttctaattctagTTGTAGGACATGCGTACTTCCAaccttatttcctgtcattgccatggtgaatgaCGTTATTTGCGTTCCAGTGATCGGGATTTTTGTCAGgctcatgctcacgttcaatggttgatcgggcgctgtgtttagttacctaatatcatctgttctgaaatcagACATGCTCAGtgtgacaaagggaggaagaactactcagagcagcagctttctactaaggGTAGATCAGACGTTTTtcctgaaacgacgctcagaacaaagacgcacagcgcaacccgcccaaccataaaggcgtctgcccaacctatccatcagtggtgcgctctgatcagcacctggcgctcacagagcgagactgcgaaacaccatcacaccagagttgcaaaatggttaaaaattaaccattattaaccgttattttgtttacagttcagcttggattttatttacgcCCGTTGCAGATTAGACAAACCGCTCTAAAGAGCTATAAgcaatcccacaatcctttacATGACATAAGCAGAGCCCACCCTACGGACATTaagaaaaatgtccagagagaaaaGAACGCACACTTTGTCGAtcatttttggaaggctgtagaACCGGATTTGGCTcggatttctgctttttattattcCCTCTGGGAAGATATTTGAATGCAAGTAATTATTTCACAGGGTAAAAACAGTTTCCCAAAATAATAAGTCGTCCTACCTAATAATAACATCGCTTTCTAAACAGCAGAGGTCACTGTTGCCTGCAAGGCCACATAATGCTTCATGAGACTGATGCTTGCAGTGATATTGTGAAGTTGAAAAGTAAAACCAGAACTTAAGctcacagagaagcagcaggagAGAGCAGAGCAAGAGGCCCACAGACAGATTACCCGACACACCCACAGAAGTGGAGCTACGACAGGAGGATTAATGAATGATTTAAAAGTCCTTTTAAgggttaaattaaaatggcttcTTTCAATATATTAATCTCTCCTAGAAACTTAAGAGAAAGCCAgaagaatcttcaccagcatattgctGCCAGTGGCCTTGAGCGGCTCTAAACCTgcaagttacaggtctagctaCCCTAGTGGCTAAATGTTACACACTGCTGTTATAAGTGGACTACTGGCACTTTTTTCACTTAGATCACTGAGTGTAACATGTTATTTTATGCTTGACAAACTATATCTGAAGTTTAATTGATATTaagtttaaatgtctttttgatGGTCTGGTAGTTTTCAAAGCAGGTGAATCAATAGAGACGTTAGCTGCCCTATTTCTGATGTTAGACttgtacaagtcctggatggagggaaggtcagttCTGAAGAACCTCTACAGACCTGAATGTTCTTTACAACATCTGGAATTTCATTAGtaatcattgttttttctttaatgctAGAAAACTGAAACCACATTTTCTTATGCAGCAAcatcaacatatttaaaatgtttgacttCTCTACCACTTTTATTACATCAGCTTTAATCTGATAAATTTAGATTTAAGATTTATGTTTTGATTCATAAATTTGAAGAATCTTAATTTTTCTCTACGAAGGACATAGCAGCACAGATATTATATTATGATCAAAGTTTGCATCATTAAATGTTGAATAAAACCTGAAATCACATAATTTTTTGTAGGTGTTACAGTCTTAAGAAGGAAAATCTAAATCCATAGATCAGAAATCAGTATTTATATCGGCCAATAAAATATGATCGGTGGATCTCTCAACCCAATCCACTGTCTgaaagtcttaaaaatagaaataacatcagcaatataaaaaaacaataaaaaatcttCTTACAAAATATCATATTTTATTAGCAGAGTAAATTATAAAACAAGTCTTTAAAAGAAGCACAGGTCTTCAGCCGTGTTTGTTAGATTGTTTCAgtgaatttttttatgttaatctcatcattctgttgtggaagaAATGAAACCTGTGGTCTCCAAAATAGTTCAACACTGAGTTCTTTCTAACTTAACTTAGActccttttaataaaataaaaaacaataaaatcaaacagaactgaaacaaaaagacagaacagttttccttctaaCTGTTATGTATACAACACACACATCTATCAATTGAGACTAATGTTAACATTGAAATTCAAAAGCATAGCTGACAACAGTAAACTTTGATATACAAAAGCCTCCAGTTAACttagaaaaaatattcatatttatgCTCAAATGATATATTATACATGAAAGAAAATACATATGAACCCAAAACATGAATTACTGAACAAAAGTttctattgaacattttttttcagcttcccCATTTTTTAAACCTCATATTAGTGCAATAATAGGTTAAAGGACAAaaccaaaaactgaaaaatacattataaaagaTACTTTATTaggaaaagaaaatagaaaaagattattatgattatctcaggttagaaaaaaaatatctctgaCCCGTTTTCatataaaagtttttaaaaaaaatctatctgcATGTTTTTCTACAAGTCCTTTTGATAAGCAGTGCAATTAAAACTGATGATCTTTAGTTAAATTtaagataattattaataatggttcTACTTGTACTTTATTTTGTTGCACAACCCTCCACAGAGGAGTGcacaaaacatgaaaagttCAATTTTAAAGACAGTTAATGAGGATTACTGTGATCCCCAGAATGTACATTTACgatataaaacaaacacaaaagtctATCAGAGAAGGAGGGAAACGTTTCAAGAAAGAAGAACCTGTCCAGAGGACttatcaaatttatttttttctatctggGTTATTGAGATGCATCGGGACCAAAAGGCCTCAATATTACCCTGTTTCTTCTCTTTCACTTGACACATAAACTTTTAGCTGATTCTCTGATAAaagatatatgtatatgtatatttttccaCATTAATCCTGTTATCACCAGTGGGAGTAGGGCCTGGTTTGCTGTTTCAGTTGGTTGTGGAGGTTATAACACTGTAGACGCTGTTGGGATCATCAGAGGCTGCGGCAGAAGAGGAACAGGCTCTCACAGTGCTGTAGGTCACTGCATCATGA is from Fundulus heteroclitus isolate FHET01 unplaced genomic scaffold, MU-UCD_Fhet_4.1 scaffold_123, whole genome shotgun sequence and encodes:
- the LOC118558341 gene encoding uncharacterized protein LOC118558341, encoding MREECLLSLVLPTILLLLCLQRRQSDSSEGESNRRTMAQLAWIQGFLLMILQLTVTADERSVLTRAGDEVTLSCSTVIKGQQKCNGTAWTFSGSGNRAAVELVILGQINQNNNIKADRLKLPAKCSLVIKKVREEHVGRYYCQQWKREDHRTHTLVHTSTVALSVLHMTEQKENQRVTLSCSVVTSDPCRYKVKWVYQDVDNSQTPAETGCSATSPLLSGSKLPQCNVTHSSTNEKFTFSFQSSEISGGKVQPTTKPGNKNSKTTRPKTDNVPPTFQDSQFFAE